In Arthrobacter sp. B3I9, the following are encoded in one genomic region:
- a CDS encoding aminotransferase class V-fold PLP-dependent enzyme produces the protein MTTATFPATPGFGSASETPRDDRFAVAVRPLAAVTGAEIQAPLIQGGHVRYANLDYGASAPALSVVSAYLNEILPFYASVHRGAGYASQISTSVYENARNIVRNFVRGRADDSVIFTRNTTDSLNLLAGCLPVENGRHTGEVLYLDIEHHANLLPWQTVPHHSVVAAPTIAETLDALRGQLAGGGISLLAVTGASNVTGEILPVRALAALAHEYGARIVVDAAQLAPHRRIDIAADDVDYLAFSGHKLYAPFGAGVLVGRPDWLDAGTPHLAGGGAVSDARLDTVSWTTGPARHEGGSPNVLGAATLARATQVITALDQTQWHAHENAIRAFLVEGLRRIDGVSVHQIFADSGAVAGREDTGPGTIGVVNFSVEGYDAGLVAAYLSAEHGIGLRDGRFCAHPLLKRLGLPSGSLRASFGLGSRLEDAQRLLAGIQELRQTGLGWDYVVDAGRWVPSNDHRIYPHWAPNTPGTAGAAPCAVVE, from the coding sequence ATGACGACTGCAACCTTTCCCGCCACCCCCGGTTTCGGCTCCGCTTCAGAGACGCCGCGCGATGACCGATTCGCCGTCGCCGTCCGGCCGCTCGCAGCGGTGACCGGAGCCGAAATCCAGGCGCCCCTGATCCAGGGCGGCCACGTCCGCTACGCCAACCTCGACTACGGCGCGTCCGCCCCGGCGCTGTCCGTGGTGTCGGCCTACCTGAACGAAATCCTGCCGTTCTACGCCAGCGTCCACCGCGGCGCAGGATATGCCTCACAGATCAGCACCTCGGTCTACGAGAACGCCCGCAACATCGTCCGGAACTTCGTTCGCGGACGGGCCGATGACTCGGTCATTTTCACCCGCAACACCACCGATTCACTGAACTTGCTGGCCGGCTGCCTGCCGGTCGAGAACGGCCGGCACACCGGCGAGGTGCTCTACCTCGACATCGAACACCACGCCAACCTGCTGCCGTGGCAGACCGTGCCGCACCACAGCGTCGTGGCCGCGCCCACCATCGCGGAGACCCTCGACGCGCTGCGCGGGCAACTCGCGGGCGGGGGCATCAGCTTGCTGGCGGTCACCGGCGCCTCGAACGTCACCGGCGAGATCCTGCCGGTCCGCGCGCTGGCCGCCCTGGCCCATGAGTACGGCGCGCGGATCGTCGTCGACGCCGCCCAGCTTGCCCCGCACCGCCGGATCGACATCGCCGCGGACGACGTCGACTACCTCGCCTTTTCCGGCCACAAACTCTACGCGCCGTTCGGCGCGGGCGTGTTGGTTGGCCGGCCTGACTGGCTCGACGCCGGCACCCCGCACCTGGCCGGCGGCGGCGCGGTCAGCGACGCGCGGCTCGACACCGTCAGCTGGACCACCGGCCCGGCACGGCACGAGGGCGGCTCGCCGAACGTGCTTGGCGCTGCCACCCTGGCGCGGGCCACCCAGGTGATCACGGCCCTGGACCAGACACAGTGGCACGCCCACGAGAACGCCATCCGCGCCTTCCTCGTCGAGGGGCTTCGCCGGATCGACGGCGTGAGCGTGCACCAGATTTTCGCGGACAGCGGCGCCGTAGCCGGTCGTGAAGACACCGGCCCGGGCACAATCGGCGTCGTCAACTTCTCGGTGGAAGGCTACGACGCCGGTTTGGTGGCGGCGTACCTTTCCGCCGAGCACGGGATCGGCCTGCGCGACGGCCGGTTCTGCGCGCACCCGTTGCTCAAGCGGCTGGGGCTGCCCTCCGGTTCCCTGCGGGCCAGCTTCGGCCTTGGCTCCCGGCTCGAGGATGCGCAGCGGCTCCTCGCCGGAATCCAGGAGCTGCGGCAGACCGGCCTCGGCTGGGACTACGTGGTGGATGCGGGCCGCTGGGTCCCGTCCAATGACCACCGCATTTATCCGCACTGGGCACCGAACACCCCGGGGACCGCGGGTGCCGCTCCCTGTGCGGTTGTGGAGTAG
- a CDS encoding class I SAM-dependent methyltransferase: MARGGPKLHSGPKLHSGRRRELGQSFQDGGDHYDRVRPGYPGESAEWLIPAGAKDAADIGAGTGKFTSLLVERGLHTAAVDPSADMLEVLRRTLPQVDAVEGTAEETGLRSGAFDLVTVAQAWHWCDPLRASTEAARILRPHGVLGLVWNQLDTSVPWVHRLSRIMHAGDVHKPHFRPPLGPEFTALESHLTRWEDPVTTADILELAKSRSYYLAAGEATRAKVLANLGWYLHEHLGHAPEEVLALPYLTQSWRAVRA, from the coding sequence GTGGCACGCGGCGGCCCCAAACTGCACAGTGGCCCCAAGCTGCACAGTGGGCGCCGGCGGGAGCTCGGGCAGAGTTTCCAGGACGGCGGAGACCATTACGACCGCGTCCGGCCGGGCTACCCCGGCGAGTCGGCTGAGTGGCTGATCCCCGCCGGGGCAAAAGACGCCGCGGACATCGGGGCCGGCACCGGGAAGTTCACTTCCCTGCTGGTCGAGCGCGGGCTGCATACGGCCGCCGTCGACCCTTCCGCGGACATGCTGGAAGTGCTCCGGCGGACGCTGCCACAGGTGGACGCCGTCGAAGGCACTGCCGAGGAGACGGGACTGCGCTCCGGGGCCTTCGATCTGGTGACGGTTGCGCAGGCCTGGCACTGGTGCGATCCCCTCCGGGCCAGCACGGAGGCGGCACGGATCCTCCGTCCGCACGGCGTTTTGGGCCTGGTCTGGAACCAGCTGGATACTTCCGTCCCGTGGGTCCATCGCCTGTCCAGGATCATGCATGCCGGCGACGTCCACAAACCCCACTTCCGGCCGCCCCTGGGACCCGAGTTCACCGCCCTTGAGAGCCATCTGACCCGGTGGGAGGATCCGGTGACCACGGCCGACATCCTGGAACTGGCCAAGTCCAGAAGCTACTACCTGGCCGCCGGGGAGGCCACGCGGGCCAAGGTGCTGGCCAACCTCGGCTGGTATTTGCACGAGCATCTGGGCCATGCCCCGGAGGAAGTGCTCGCGCTCCCCTACCTGACCCAGAGCTGGCGCGCTGTACGCGCCTGA
- a CDS encoding SGNH/GDSL hydrolase family protein → MDFASNKLPESGHVVLLGDSIFDNAAYVDSGPDVITQLREELPGWKCSLLAVDGDVITGVARQLGQLPLDATHLVVSVGGNDALGYAPLLQEHPASVAEALLLLGAARDRFDADYRAMLPAVLAQDLPAAVCTIYDTPPSEPNQKVIKAALSLFNDAITRAAFSIGAPLIDLRLICSEDEDYANPIEPSSRGGRKIAQAIATLVRTGRPGPHSVVVASAQHPTRDYQSGQRKTPRSEDRGVNDEPRHP, encoded by the coding sequence ATGGATTTTGCATCGAACAAGCTCCCGGAATCGGGCCACGTGGTCCTGCTGGGCGATTCCATTTTCGACAACGCCGCCTACGTTGACAGCGGACCGGACGTCATTACGCAGCTGCGGGAAGAGCTCCCCGGATGGAAATGTTCGCTCCTTGCGGTGGACGGGGACGTGATTACCGGCGTCGCACGCCAGTTGGGCCAACTCCCCTTGGACGCTACCCATCTGGTGGTGAGCGTGGGCGGAAACGATGCCCTCGGCTATGCGCCTTTGCTGCAGGAGCATCCGGCTTCGGTGGCGGAGGCATTGCTTTTGCTTGGCGCGGCGAGAGACCGGTTCGACGCAGACTATCGGGCAATGCTCCCTGCCGTCCTGGCTCAGGACCTGCCCGCGGCTGTGTGCACGATCTATGACACTCCCCCGTCAGAGCCGAACCAGAAGGTCATCAAGGCCGCGTTGTCCCTCTTCAACGATGCCATCACGCGGGCTGCCTTTTCCATAGGAGCACCGCTGATCGACCTGCGGCTTATCTGCTCCGAGGATGAGGACTACGCGAACCCCATCGAGCCTTCGTCACGGGGCGGACGGAAGATCGCGCAGGCCATTGCTACCCTCGTCCGGACCGGGCGTCCTGGCCCTCATTCTGTTGTCGTCGCCAGCGCCCAGCATCCCACCCGGGACTACCAATCCGGACAAAGAAAAACACCCCGGTCCGAAGACCGGGGTGTCAACGATGAGCCGAGACATCCGTAA
- a CDS encoding metal-dependent transcriptional regulator, translating into MKTSPPSSSIEDYVKVIYSFTEWQDKPITSSQLAQRLGVANSSVSEMVRKLKDQGLVDHQPYSAITLTADGVRLALLMVRRHRLIETFLVQELGYRWDEVHDEAELLEHAVSDTFIERMAAKLGHPVRDPHGDPIPAADGSVLMPGAHRMNQLDEGHTGRITRISDENPELLRYLAAEEIDLDAAVEVIGRRPFGGALVVRIGSGSGGREIDLADEVASALWVSSDVAHAGCSVEGP; encoded by the coding sequence GTGAAGACCAGTCCGCCATCCTCCTCCATCGAGGATTACGTCAAGGTCATTTACTCTTTCACGGAGTGGCAGGACAAGCCCATCACTTCCTCGCAGCTGGCCCAGCGGCTCGGCGTCGCGAACTCATCGGTCTCGGAAATGGTCCGCAAGCTCAAGGACCAGGGCCTCGTGGACCACCAGCCCTACAGTGCCATCACGCTGACGGCCGACGGCGTCCGGCTGGCCCTGCTGATGGTCCGGCGTCACCGGTTGATCGAAACTTTCCTCGTCCAGGAGCTGGGCTACCGCTGGGACGAGGTCCACGACGAAGCCGAGCTTCTCGAGCACGCGGTCTCGGACACCTTCATCGAGCGGATGGCCGCGAAACTGGGCCACCCGGTCCGGGACCCGCACGGCGACCCGATCCCGGCCGCCGACGGTTCCGTCTTGATGCCCGGGGCCCACCGGATGAACCAGCTGGATGAGGGCCACACCGGTCGGATCACCAGGATCAGTGACGAGAACCCTGAGCTGCTGCGCTACCTCGCCGCCGAGGAAATCGACCTGGACGCAGCCGTTGAGGTCATCGGCCGGAGACCGTTCGGCGGAGCGCTGGTTGTCAGGATCGGGTCCGGCAGCGGCGGGCGCGAGATCGACCTCGCCGATGAGGTGGCATCGGCCCTGTGGGTTTCCAGCGACGTGGCCCATGCCGGCTGCAGCGTCGAAGGGCCGTGA
- the ftsX gene encoding permease-like cell division protein FtsX: MRLAFILSEIGSGLRRNLSMVISVILVTFVSLTFVGAAGMLQLQINQMKGYWYDKVQVAIFLCSDGSTAAGCATGPVTPEQQESLRALLESPAVAQYVNDFQFESKDDAYRHFKEQFSNSPIVDSVTPDQLPSSFRINMKDPEKYQIISETFSSQAGVETVIDQRQLLERLFSAMNAASLVAVSIAGVMIVCAILLIATTIRLSAFSRRRETGIMRLVGASKMVIQLPFILEGVIAAVIGAALASATLWAVAQFFLGDYLSQQYPDTAFISPGQTLVLAPALIGTGVVLAGISSLLTLRRYLRV, encoded by the coding sequence GTGAGGCTCGCATTCATCCTCAGTGAGATCGGCAGCGGCCTGCGCCGCAACCTCTCCATGGTTATCTCCGTCATCCTGGTGACCTTTGTATCCCTGACCTTCGTCGGCGCAGCGGGCATGCTGCAGCTGCAGATCAACCAGATGAAAGGCTACTGGTACGACAAAGTCCAGGTGGCCATCTTCCTGTGCAGTGACGGTTCGACGGCGGCCGGCTGCGCCACCGGGCCGGTCACCCCGGAGCAGCAGGAGAGCCTCCGCGCCCTGCTGGAGTCGCCCGCCGTCGCGCAGTACGTCAACGACTTCCAGTTCGAGTCCAAGGACGACGCCTACAGGCACTTTAAGGAACAGTTCTCGAATTCCCCGATCGTCGACTCCGTGACGCCGGACCAACTGCCCTCGTCGTTCCGGATCAACATGAAGGACCCGGAGAAGTACCAGATCATCAGCGAGACCTTCTCCTCGCAGGCCGGTGTGGAGACCGTCATCGACCAGCGCCAGCTGCTGGAACGGTTGTTTTCCGCGATGAATGCCGCCTCCTTGGTGGCCGTCAGCATCGCCGGCGTGATGATCGTGTGCGCGATCCTCCTGATCGCTACCACCATCCGCCTGTCCGCGTTCAGCCGCCGCCGCGAAACCGGAATCATGCGCCTTGTGGGAGCCTCCAAGATGGTGATCCAGCTGCCGTTCATCCTTGAGGGCGTGATTGCCGCCGTCATCGGCGCCGCCCTGGCCTCGGCCACGCTCTGGGCCGTGGCGCAGTTCTTCCTCGGCGACTATCTGTCCCAGCAGTACCCGGACACCGCCTTCATCTCGCCCGGCCAGACCCTGGTCCTGGCCCCGGCCCTGATCGGAACGGGCGTTGTCCTGGCCGGAATCTCCTCACTGCTCACCCTCCGCCGTTACCTGAGGGTCTAG
- a CDS encoding Nramp family divalent metal transporter has product MPGAPLPRKHGGRRALLGLLGPAFVASIAYVDPGNVAANLTAGAQYGYLLVWVLVVANVMAVLVQYQSAKLGIVTGRSLPEILGERLKPFWRRAFWVQAEIVAAATDLAEVVGGAIALYLLFGLPLPLGALIVGGVSMALLAVQARNRQRPFEFAIIFLLAIITIGFLAGLFISPPDPGGFVAGLVPGFQGPDTVLLAASMLGATVMPHAIYVHSALSRDRHRPNPHLHVPVPAMARLVKATRWDVVAALAIAGIVNIGMLLLAASTLGGEEGTDTIEGAHGAITANLGPVVGVVFAVGLLASGLASTSVGCYAGGTIMQGLLKIRIPLMTRRVITLIPAVVLLSVGFDPTWGLVLSQVVLSFGIPFVLVPLVVLTSNKALMGRFADRMPLRIAAVTAVVLVVALNLVLLWLTFSGAAGR; this is encoded by the coding sequence GTGCCGGGAGCGCCCCTCCCCCGGAAGCACGGGGGACGCCGTGCGCTGCTGGGCCTGCTGGGTCCGGCCTTCGTCGCCTCGATCGCCTATGTCGATCCCGGCAATGTCGCCGCTAATCTCACCGCCGGGGCACAGTACGGGTATCTCCTGGTCTGGGTCCTCGTGGTCGCCAACGTGATGGCCGTGCTGGTCCAGTACCAGTCCGCGAAGCTTGGAATTGTGACCGGCAGGAGCCTCCCGGAAATCCTCGGCGAACGCCTCAAGCCGTTCTGGCGGCGCGCCTTCTGGGTGCAGGCCGAGATCGTGGCCGCAGCAACGGACCTCGCCGAAGTTGTAGGCGGGGCGATCGCTTTGTACTTGCTCTTCGGACTGCCGCTGCCCCTCGGTGCCCTCATTGTCGGCGGCGTGTCGATGGCCCTGCTCGCGGTGCAGGCCAGGAACCGGCAGCGTCCCTTCGAATTCGCCATCATCTTCCTCCTGGCCATCATCACCATCGGATTCCTGGCCGGCCTGTTCATCAGCCCGCCGGACCCCGGCGGCTTCGTCGCCGGGCTGGTCCCGGGCTTCCAGGGCCCGGACACGGTGCTGCTGGCGGCCAGCATGCTCGGTGCGACGGTGATGCCGCACGCCATCTACGTCCACTCCGCCCTCTCGCGGGACCGGCACCGGCCGAACCCCCACCTGCACGTCCCCGTGCCGGCGATGGCCCGGCTCGTCAAAGCCACCCGCTGGGACGTGGTGGCCGCGCTCGCCATCGCGGGTATCGTCAACATCGGCATGCTGCTTTTGGCCGCGTCCACCTTGGGCGGCGAGGAGGGAACGGACACCATCGAGGGGGCCCACGGGGCCATTACCGCGAACCTGGGTCCGGTGGTCGGCGTCGTCTTTGCCGTCGGCCTGCTCGCCTCAGGCCTGGCCTCCACCTCGGTGGGCTGCTACGCCGGCGGCACCATCATGCAGGGCCTGCTCAAGATCCGGATCCCGCTGATGACCCGCCGCGTGATCACGCTGATCCCCGCGGTCGTACTGCTCTCGGTGGGCTTCGACCCCACCTGGGGCCTGGTCCTCAGCCAGGTGGTGCTGAGCTTCGGCATTCCCTTCGTCCTGGTTCCGCTCGTGGTGCTGACCAGCAACAAAGCGCTGATGGGCCGGTTCGCCGACCGCATGCCGCTCCGGATCGCCGCCGTCACGGCCGTGGTCCTGGTTGTGGCCCTGAACCTGGTGCTGCTGTGGCTTACCTTCTCCGGGGCTGCCGGACGGTAG
- the smpB gene encoding SsrA-binding protein SmpB, producing MPKESGRKVVATNRKARHDYHILDTYEAGIALMGTEVKSLREGHASMVDGFCTFYNDELWMEGIHIPEYHQGSWTNHAARRRRKLLLHREELTKISHKIRESGFTIVPLQLYFLDGRAKVEIGVARGKKEYDKRQTLREQQDKREALRVMRERNRR from the coding sequence GTGCCTAAAGAAAGTGGCCGTAAGGTAGTGGCCACCAACCGCAAGGCCCGGCACGACTACCACATCCTCGACACCTACGAGGCCGGGATCGCTTTGATGGGGACGGAAGTGAAGTCCCTCCGCGAGGGCCACGCCTCCATGGTGGACGGCTTCTGCACCTTCTACAACGACGAGCTGTGGATGGAGGGCATCCACATCCCCGAGTACCACCAGGGGAGCTGGACCAACCATGCCGCCCGCCGCCGCCGGAAGCTGCTGCTGCACCGCGAGGAGCTCACGAAGATCTCGCACAAGATCCGCGAATCCGGCTTCACGATCGTTCCCCTCCAGCTGTACTTCCTGGACGGGCGCGCCAAGGTTGAGATCGGCGTCGCACGCGGCAAGAAGGAATACGACAAGCGCCAGACGCTGCGCGAGCAGCAGGACAAGCGCGAGGCCCTTCGTGTGATGCGCGAGCGGAACCGCCGCTGA
- a CDS encoding peptidoglycan DD-metalloendopeptidase family protein, with protein MTPNNRRARRSGQAGPVRARGRMVSAALALVLAASLGTSAPVASADDLEDQQAALKDQATQVQHSLEFVDARIAQAAGDLVLYQGQLPGAQQALLDAQGRVAGAVREVDALAARVDLAQQNKAKIAEQLETDKKKIADTKKLIGQIATQAYKSGGVPSNLSLFFGSNNGNLTDTIDLADQAMRSQNAAMDKLTQQSATNTNAQARLEAVEAEIQDLKAKADAALAREQAARDEAEAKKAQVDKLIADTTRLDAELQAAKPGIQSQLAQVKAQQDAVAAEIVERDRKLREAWEAEQRRIAEAAAAAARAQGQAVQPYVPPAQGSPSAFGLRHPFDSSIPITSGFGWRATPPGTVDFYGQGGYMHTGIDFGAACGTPVYAPAAGTVFSAGWANDGGGNNVKISHGVVQGNSLTTIYYHNSRVVVSPGQQVSQGQLIAYSGTTGNSTGCHSHFETWLNGRAVDPMNLL; from the coding sequence ATGACACCGAACAACCGACGGGCACGTCGGTCCGGCCAGGCCGGCCCAGTCCGGGCCCGTGGCCGGATGGTCAGTGCCGCGCTGGCGCTGGTCCTCGCCGCAAGCCTGGGCACCTCGGCGCCCGTGGCCTCCGCCGATGACCTCGAAGACCAGCAGGCTGCCCTGAAGGACCAGGCGACGCAGGTCCAGCATTCCCTCGAATTCGTGGACGCCCGGATTGCCCAGGCCGCCGGCGACCTGGTCCTCTACCAGGGACAGCTTCCCGGTGCCCAGCAGGCCCTGCTCGACGCGCAGGGGCGGGTGGCCGGCGCTGTCCGGGAGGTCGACGCCCTCGCGGCGCGGGTGGATCTCGCCCAGCAGAACAAGGCCAAGATCGCCGAGCAGCTGGAGACGGACAAGAAAAAGATCGCCGACACCAAGAAGCTGATCGGGCAGATTGCCACGCAGGCCTACAAGTCCGGCGGCGTGCCGTCCAACCTGTCGCTGTTCTTCGGCTCAAACAACGGCAACCTGACGGACACGATCGACCTCGCGGACCAGGCGATGCGAAGCCAGAACGCCGCCATGGACAAGCTCACCCAGCAGAGCGCCACCAACACCAACGCCCAGGCCCGCCTCGAGGCGGTGGAAGCCGAAATCCAGGACCTCAAGGCAAAGGCCGACGCCGCCCTGGCACGGGAGCAGGCCGCCCGGGACGAGGCCGAGGCCAAGAAGGCGCAGGTGGACAAGCTCATTGCGGATACCACGCGCCTCGACGCTGAACTGCAGGCCGCCAAGCCCGGCATCCAAAGCCAGCTGGCCCAGGTGAAGGCCCAGCAGGACGCCGTCGCAGCGGAAATCGTCGAGCGGGACCGGAAGCTGCGCGAAGCCTGGGAAGCCGAGCAGCGGCGCATTGCCGAAGCCGCCGCGGCGGCTGCCCGCGCCCAGGGCCAGGCCGTCCAACCGTATGTCCCGCCGGCCCAGGGCTCGCCGTCGGCGTTCGGCCTCAGGCACCCGTTCGATTCCAGCATCCCGATCACCTCCGGCTTCGGCTGGCGCGCGACGCCGCCGGGCACCGTCGACTTCTACGGCCAGGGCGGCTACATGCACACCGGCATCGACTTCGGCGCCGCCTGTGGCACACCGGTGTACGCACCGGCCGCCGGCACCGTCTTCTCGGCCGGCTGGGCCAACGACGGCGGCGGCAACAACGTCAAGATCTCCCACGGTGTTGTCCAAGGCAATTCGTTGACCACGATTTACTACCACAACTCCCGCGTGGTGGTCTCGCCCGGACAGCAGGTCAGCCAGGGGCAGCTGATCGCATACTCCGGCACCACCGGAAACTCCACGGGCTGCCATTCGCACTTCGAAACCTGGCTCAACGGCCGGGCCGTCGATCCCATGAACCTGCTCTGA
- a CDS encoding ribosome small subunit-dependent GTPase A yields the protein MARSTDSWDESDVRIRPNKKGTRPRTKDRPSHDDAVTGRIITVDRGRYTAVVDEGAGTERTIIAARARELRRNPVVAGDFVSLVGDVTGEPDTLARLVKIQDRRTLLRRSADDTDPIERAVVANAHQLVIVVAAANPEPRTGFIDRALVAAYDAGIEPLLLVTKADVKDPAELLSNYRHLEFPVIISKTADSAASGIDARSDDGLSARLDKDAVSQLRGYLDGKVTVMLGHSGVGKSTMVNALTGAERATGGVNAVTGRGRHTSSSALALKVNDAPAGSWIIDTPGIRSFGLAHVDPDRILRSFPDLEPGTDACERGCKHDSSAVNCGVDAWVAAGHAGPSGPARLASLRRLLGTDPRMEAQDVKELGTVS from the coding sequence GTGGCCCGCAGCACTGATTCCTGGGACGAATCGGACGTCCGGATCCGGCCCAACAAGAAGGGCACCCGGCCCCGGACCAAAGACCGTCCCAGCCACGACGACGCCGTCACCGGGCGCATCATCACCGTTGACCGGGGCCGCTACACCGCCGTCGTCGACGAAGGCGCCGGAACGGAGCGCACCATCATCGCCGCCCGCGCCCGCGAACTGCGCCGCAACCCGGTGGTGGCCGGCGACTTCGTCTCGCTCGTCGGGGACGTCACGGGAGAACCGGACACGCTGGCACGGCTGGTGAAGATCCAGGACCGCAGGACACTGCTGCGGCGCAGCGCCGATGACACCGACCCGATTGAACGCGCCGTCGTCGCCAACGCCCACCAGCTCGTGATTGTGGTGGCGGCCGCCAATCCCGAGCCGCGGACGGGCTTTATTGACCGCGCCCTCGTGGCGGCCTACGACGCCGGCATCGAGCCGCTGCTGCTGGTGACCAAGGCTGACGTCAAGGACCCGGCCGAGCTGCTCTCCAACTACCGGCACCTGGAGTTCCCGGTCATCATCAGCAAGACGGCGGATTCTGCCGCCTCGGGCATCGACGCGCGCTCCGACGACGGGTTGTCGGCCAGGCTGGACAAGGACGCGGTGTCTCAGCTGCGCGGCTACCTCGACGGCAAGGTCACCGTCATGCTCGGCCACTCCGGCGTCGGAAAGTCCACCATGGTCAATGCCCTCACCGGCGCCGAGCGCGCCACCGGCGGCGTCAACGCCGTGACCGGACGCGGACGCCACACCTCATCCTCAGCCCTTGCCCTCAAGGTCAACGACGCGCCGGCCGGCAGCTGGATTATCGACACCCCCGGCATTCGCTCCTTCGGCCTGGCACACGTGGATCCGGACCGGATTCTCCGGTCCTTTCCGGATCTCGAGCCCGGTACGGACGCCTGCGAGCGTGGATGCAAGCACGACTCCAGCGCCGTCAACTGCGGCGTCGACGCCTGGGTGGCGGCAGGGCACGCGGGACCTTCCGGACCGGCCCGGCTCGCCTCCCTTCGCCGCCTGCTCGGCACGGATCCGCGGATGGAAGCGCAGGACGTCAAGGAACTCGGTACCGTTTCGTAG
- the hisN gene encoding histidinol-phosphatase: protein MSQPASSYNDDLRLAHVLADSVDSQTMSRFKALDLRIETKPDLTPVTDADKSAEEAIRGQLSRSRPRDAVLGEEFGSSGHGSRRWIIDPIDGTKNFVRGVPVWATLIALVDEGEPVVGVVSAPALGKRWWAAKGAGAYTGRSLASATRLKVSNVSELSDASLSYSSLGGWKQRGNLDEFIGLTEEVWRTRAYGDFWSYCLVAEGAVDIACEPELNLYDMAALVPIVTEAGGRFTSLEGEDGPFGGNALATNSILHSEVLKRLNPGLDDLL from the coding sequence ATGAGTCAACCCGCTTCAAGCTACAACGATGACCTGCGCCTCGCCCATGTACTGGCAGATTCCGTGGATTCCCAGACCATGAGCCGCTTCAAGGCGCTCGACCTTCGGATCGAGACGAAGCCCGACCTGACCCCGGTCACCGACGCTGACAAGTCCGCCGAGGAAGCCATCCGGGGCCAGCTGTCGCGCTCCCGCCCGCGGGACGCCGTCCTCGGCGAAGAGTTCGGCAGCTCCGGGCACGGCTCCCGGCGCTGGATCATCGATCCCATCGACGGGACCAAAAACTTTGTCCGTGGCGTCCCCGTCTGGGCCACCCTGATCGCCCTCGTGGACGAGGGCGAGCCCGTGGTCGGCGTCGTCAGTGCCCCGGCACTGGGCAAGCGCTGGTGGGCGGCGAAGGGTGCCGGCGCCTACACCGGCCGCTCCCTCGCGTCCGCGACGCGGCTGAAAGTCTCCAACGTTTCGGAACTTTCGGACGCCTCCCTGTCCTACTCGAGCCTGGGCGGCTGGAAGCAACGCGGAAACCTTGACGAGTTCATCGGACTGACCGAGGAAGTCTGGCGGACCCGCGCCTACGGCGACTTCTGGTCCTACTGCCTGGTGGCGGAGGGCGCCGTCGACATCGCCTGCGAGCCCGAACTGAACCTGTACGACATGGCCGCCCTCGTCCCGATCGTCACGGAAGCCGGCGGCCGCTTCACCTCCCTCGAGGGAGAGGACGGGCCGTTCGGCGGCAACGCCCTCGCCACCAACTCCATCCTCCACTCCGAGGTCCTCAAGCGCCTGAACCCCGGCCTCGACGACCTCCTCTAG
- the ftsE gene encoding cell division ATP-binding protein FtsE — translation MIRFENVTKVYDQNQRPALDSINLEIDRGEFAFLVGASGSGKSTFLRLVLKEDRASSGAVYVAGQNVAKISSWRVPRLRRGIGVVFQDFRLLPQKTVFANVAFAMQVIGKSRGVIRDTVPEVLKTVGLEGKENRLPHELSGGEQQRVAIARAVVNRPGILLADEPTGNLDPTTSMGIMGVLDKINQNGTTVVMATHDDDIVNEMRKRVVELENGVVIRDEARALYTSMIPIVGQSRRLKDASGREDPEPVTASVAASHGSSRIGGAGAEVRAAGEGQL, via the coding sequence ATGATCCGTTTCGAAAATGTCACCAAGGTCTACGACCAGAACCAGCGTCCCGCGCTGGATTCGATCAACCTTGAGATCGACCGCGGCGAATTCGCCTTCCTGGTCGGAGCCTCCGGTTCCGGCAAATCGACTTTCCTGCGCTTGGTCCTCAAAGAGGACCGTGCCTCCTCCGGTGCTGTCTATGTCGCCGGCCAGAACGTCGCAAAGATCTCCAGCTGGCGAGTGCCCCGGCTCCGCCGCGGTATCGGCGTCGTGTTCCAGGACTTCCGGCTGCTGCCGCAGAAAACCGTGTTCGCCAACGTCGCCTTCGCCATGCAGGTCATCGGCAAGAGCCGCGGCGTCATCCGCGACACCGTCCCCGAGGTCCTGAAGACCGTCGGCCTGGAAGGCAAAGAGAACCGCCTGCCCCACGAACTCTCCGGCGGCGAGCAGCAGCGCGTGGCAATCGCGCGCGCCGTCGTCAACCGCCCCGGAATCCTGCTGGCCGACGAGCCCACCGGAAACCTTGACCCCACCACGTCCATGGGAATCATGGGCGTGCTGGACAAGATCAACCAGAACGGCACCACGGTAGTGATGGCAACGCACGACGACGACATCGTCAACGAGATGCGCAAACGCGTGGTCGAGCTCGAGAACGGCGTCGTGATCCGGGACGAGGCCCGGGCCCTCTACACATCAATGATCCCGATCGTGGGGCAGTCCCGCCGGCTCAAGGACGCCAGCGGCCGGGAAGATCCGGAGCCCGTGACCGCCTCCGTCGCTGCCAGCCACGGCTCAAGCCGCATCGGCGGCGCTGGCGCCGAGGTCCGTGCCGCAGGGGAGGGCCAGCTGTGA